Below is a genomic region from Pan troglodytes isolate AG18354 chromosome X, NHGRI_mPanTro3-v2.0_pri, whole genome shotgun sequence.
TGAGAGCCAGCTGCCTCCTGGCTGTTtgccgtatttttttttttttcttttttgagatggattctcactctgttgcccaggctggagtgcagtggcacgatctcggctcactgcaacctccacctcccaggttcaagcgattctcctgcctcagcctcctgagtagctgggattacaggcgcgtgccaccatgcccggctaatttttgtatttttagtagagacggggtttcaccgtgttggtcggatggtctcgaactcctgacctcatgatctgcccgccttggcctctcgaagtgctgggattacaggcgtgagccaccatgcccagcctgtctgCTGTTGCTTCAGCTCAGAAAGTCCTGGCAGAACTGGTCCACAGGGAGACACAAGGGCCACCCAGACCAGGGGTGGAGGCTTGAACTTTGGCAAGCCACAGTCCTGGCTCCAGACTATGCTGTCTCGCTCCTTGGAGCACTCATGTGCTCGAACTTGGCCCAAGGAGTACTAAAGCCTCCCTGCGCCTTGCAGGCAGTTCAGTCACCATGGAGACCCTGTGTATTCTCAACCCAATATGCCCGATACTGATTGCCACCAGAGCTGAGCCCATCTAGGCTCAGGAGCTTCAAATGATGGCCTTGGCCCAGACCATCAGTGTCTCGCTTATATCAACTTTTGGGTTCTCAACTGGAAATAAGCAAAGCCTGCAGATGACTCCAGCAGTAACTCACCAGAAGCCTCCTTTCAGCCGAGGTTGACATCCACTGTTGGCTTTATAACCTTCCTACTGATCATAAACCAAATATGATGCGGAGCTAGGACTCCTTCACCTCTCTTCCCTTTAGTAGTAGAGATGAGCCTTGGTGGAAGCCATTTGagggtttatttattcatttcctccatCGCTGTGGGGACCAGAGGCCTGGCGGGAAGAGGAGGGCCAGCTCTGGGAATCTGTTGAGAGGCAGCTTTTCCATTGTTGAGTTGCTTAAGATCACTGGGGCCAAAACATAGACCAGCACTTTGCTACCATAGAGTAGAAGAAACCCGAGGTGACATGACAGCAGGAACCGTACTTACCAAGCATACAGACACGCACTGAAGCAACTCACATGGGCCATCTCGTGTAATTCGCATGCAACCTTTATGATCACCACTTTTACCCACGATAAAACAAATCCTTTGGAAAGTTTTGTTACTTTTGAGGCGAAACCCATTTCACTGTGCTTTAGACTCTTGAGTTCAAGTTTGTCCATGAAGTCACACAGAAGTCACCCTTTCCTTGCAGTGGCAACAGGAGCACTGGCTCTGGACCAGGCACTGCTCTGAGGACTTTACATGTCTCGGCCTCCTTTGCCCCCCAGCTGCTGGCCTGTTTCTCCCCAGGCATAGTCTTCAGACCCTTCACCTTCTCTGACCCTCTTCTGGGCCCACTTGGGTTTCTCAGAGCCCTCCCCTCGGAGGTGATACTCAGAATTGCCTGGAACAGACCCGGCCTGGTGGAAACGTGGGTGGCACATGCAGTTCAAGTCACTGGAGGCTCACGGCTAACTTGTTTGCCAGAACCTTTGGACGTTTTCCACAAACTGCTGCCGAGGCTTGTCTTCTGGCAGTGTTGGTGGATTTTAGCCTTTGAACCCAAACCGGGGCCTTCTGATTTGATCTTACCAGTTTTTGCCCAGCTGTCTGTCCTGCATTTTCAGATTTTGGTGTGAGGGTGGGTGGGGTAGAGAGGTAGCCCAGAATTATACCAGCCACTGATGTAGGTTGTCAGCTCAAGGCAGACCACTGCTCAGTGGCCACATGCCAGCAGAGTGTGTCATCTGTCTGTCCCCCACGAGTGGTGCTTCTCACCCAGTGAGGCATTCTCTTGGCTTGGGCCTAGGAATTTGCAATGGACGTGCCCCTTCTCCCACTCTCCTCCAGGCAGTTCTGGGTGCCAACGATCCTGAGAAGAATTTCTTAACCACAGCCATCCGCCCTCATGGCATTTTCGGCCCAAGGGACCCGCAGTTGGTACCCATCCTCATCGAGGCAGCCAGGAACGGCAAGATGAAGTTCGTGATTGGGTGAGTCAGCCCACAGCGGCTCTTCCCTAGTCCTTCCTGGTCCATGCTCGCATTCAGAGAGCACTTGGCAGGAGCCACATGGCATTGTAGCTCTTTTCTTATGTGACTGTCTTGGTCCAtgcaggctgctgtaacaaaatacctaagactgggtaacaAACAACAGACaggttggaggctgggaagtccagatCAAGGCGTTCCCAGACTGGGTGTCCATTGAGGCCCTGTTCCTCATGAGTGGCACCTTTTcaccatgtcctcacatggtggaaggggcaaacaggctcccttgggcctcttttatgaggacactaatcccattcccGAGGGCAGAGctcccatgacctaatcaccccctAAAGGTCCCTCTTCACAGTACCATTGCACTGGaggttaagtttcaacatatgaatgttgCGGGGATGCAAAGATTCAGGCGATAGCAGTGACCTTGTCCACTGTCCTCTGTATTCATTTCTTGTAGTTGCCATAACAACCTGCCACAAAGTAagtgcttaaaacaacaaatggattgtgtcacattttgggaggccagaagTCCTCAGTTAAGATGTTGGCAGGGCTAGTGTCTTCTGGAGGTTCACAGGGAGCGTCTGTTCCAGGCCTCTGCCCTAGCTTCTGCTGGCTTCCAGCCATCCTTAGCATTCTGTGCTAGGAGAGGCAtcactcctgcctctgcctccctttcACATGGCTGTGTTCCTTGctttctgtgtccaaatttccctcttataaggacatcattCCCTGGATTTAAAGCCCACCCTACCCCAGTATGAGCTCAGCTTAACTAATTGCATCTGCCGAgcccctatttccaaataaggtcacattcacaaggTCCGAGTGGACAGAAGCTTTGGGAGGATACTGTTCAATCCAGTGTACCCTCTCAGGTAGGCTGGGAAGGTATTTGTGACCCTGTTTGGAAATTGAAGAAACCGTGACTCAGAGGGAAAGCAATGGGCCCCGGGTCAAAGGCCAGGGCTTGACTCTCCTTGCATCTGGGAAGGCAGGTGGGGGCATTACTTTTCTCCTCGGGGAAAGTGCAGGTGGAGGGGCCTCCACAGGGGACAACAGTGTGGCTCTCTCCCAAATAGgccttctcttccttcatttcctccttttctcctctctctctttcttcctttttccctctgcCTTGCCTTCCTGTTTCTCACTCAGCCTCACTGCTACCCTGACTTGTCACCTTGAAGGATTACAAGGAGACTGACTGGTCAATAAATGGGAGACCAGAGCAAGGCGTTGGCCCCGTGTCTCCTGGGAAGGGGCTGAAAAGCTGCTACCCAAATCGGGACAGGAGAGACAGCACCAGTGTTGGCCATGCTGGAATGGGTGGGCAGGTCCCCCAGCTTTCAGATTCCACTAACCCTGAAGACCCAGGAGTCCCGGCCCAGTGTACATCTTTAACCAGTACAGGCATCCATGACTGCCTGGGCTGGCCTTGCCAAGTGAGGTGGCAGCCATTCTGTAGGTCACAGTCTCTCAAATGCCAAGACTTGGGAGTGGCCCTGGCCTTCGTGCAGGGGCTCCCAGCACATATTCCATCATCCCTTGTGCACCTGCAGAAATGGGAAGAACTTGGTGGACTTCACCTTTGTGGAGAACGTGGTCCATGGACACATCCTGGCGGCAGAGCAGCTCTCCCGAGACTCGACACTGGGTGGGAAGGTAAGGCCTGCTGCACCGGTCCCTGCACAGGTGCCTTTCTGCGGGTTTCTTCTCCTTGCCATTGGATTTGCTGGCAAGTTGCTCCTGTGATCCTGTATCATGGGGGATCTGCCTTAGGACCCCCTGTGCCAAGATCAAGCCCCTCTGATAGAGCATGTGGTGTCACTGCAGCGTCACATCACTTGGGCGGCCAAATTTGGAGAGCTGATGAGCTGGGATTGAACAGACATTCAGGTCACGGTCATCTATGGTCCCCTGACCTGGCTGCCCACCTGTTGGCATGGCTCCTTGTGGCAGGAGCCCACGTAGATTGGGCAGGGTGCTTGCTCCTCACCCTTTCTCCCACTCATTCCTCAGGTCTCTCCCTCCCTTGCTGTTTGGTCCTCTTTTATTCTCCTGAACCTCTGCCGTTTTCCCACTGATAACCTTCAAATAAGTTGGGAATAGGGTGggtgtggcattttttttttttttttttttttgagacagtctcactctgtcaccctggctggagtgcagtggcgcgatctcggttcactgcaacctccgtctcactggtttaagcgattctcatgcctgagcctcccgagtagctgggactacaggcacatgccaccacgctcagctaattttttgtacttttagtagagacggggtttcaccatgttggccaggctggtctcctgacctcaggtgatctgcccgcctctgcgtcccaaagtgctggggtgacaggcgtgagccaccgcgcctggcccgggTGTGGCTTTTGATTTAAAACAAGCAGAACACCGTCAAGAAATGTAATATGAGGAATTCATTGCATCCAAAGATATGTAGATGAGTTTTATGATGATTAACAGTTATCAAATTAACAAATGTGCCTTTCCAAGTGCAATCTATGCTTCATTTAAAATCCTGGCCCATAGATGAAACTTTCATCGTCTGCCCTTTCTACGCCTTAGCAGTTGTGCAATTGAGGGCAGGCCATGTGGAAAGCTGCAGCAGTTAGGCAGTGAGAATGCGATCTGCACGGGCTTAATAGATGCTTCAACTTTGGGCAGGTGGGGGTGGTGTTTCTAACTTCTTGTTCCTGTTCTCCCGCCAGGCATTTCACATCACCAATGATGAGCCCATCCCTTTCTGGACATTCCTGTCTCGCATCCTGACAGGCCTCAATTATGAGGCCCCCAAGTACCACATCCCCTACTGGGTGGCCTACTACCTGGCCCTCCTGCTATCCCTGCTGGTGATGGTGGTCAGTCCTGTCATCCAGCTGCAGCCCACCTTCACACCCATGCGGGTCGCACTGGCTGGCACATTCCACTACTACAGCTGCGAGAGAGCCAAAAAGGCCATGGGCTACCAGCCACTAGTGACCATGGATGATGCTATGGAGAGGACCGTGCAGAGCTTTCGCCACCTGCGGAGGGTCAAGTGAGGGACACTGGAGGCTGGGCTCTCTCGACACGTTGCTCAGCCAGTCACTCCTTCCCCTGTGGATTGATGAAATAACATCCTTTGAATGAGTTTGCTCTGAGCCTGTGACTCCTTCTGCTAGGCAGAGAGCACACCCTACTCTTTCCGTGACGATGAGGGCGGCAAAAACACACATTTCTTCCTTCATGGAATTGGATTTGGATTTCTTGAAGCAGGCAGCTTCATATTATACCGATTTGTTCTCTGTCTTTTTGTGTCTCTCTGTTTACCCCCTCCCTTGCCCCCTCTTCTGGGTTATACATTTCATTCCAGTGTCCTTATACATAATCAAGGAAGCTGTAGGAAGCTACAACCCATTTGTTAGTTCTGATGGAGAACCATTTCCATGCAGACCAATACTAGAGTGAAGCCTCTAGACTTTGTTCAAGATACTCTATCTTCAAAATATcccagaagaaaaacagaagctgTTAACACACAGGTGAGACTTTACATACACATTTCATACTGACAGTGAGCTTAGAGCAAAAGCTGAAAGCTGAAATGACTGTAattcctccccagtctctgttGCTTGTTAACTCCTTACATGCTTCCACATTCTCTTTCAGGTACGTTGCTGTGCCTGCCTgcattgttttttgttcttgtcgttgtagagacagagtctgagtGTGTCTGTTGCCCAGCTGAGAGTGCACTGGCTAATCACAGGCCCAATCATagagcactgcagccttgaactcttgggctcaagcagtcctcccatctcagcctcctgagagcaaACGTGCGCCGCCACAGCAGGCTTGCACTGTTTTCACaaaacatttctcttatcaacagAGTTCTGTTGTTTTGAGAGGCAAGGCAGTGATCCAGCCCAGTGGCACCCTGTTTCATCTGTTCAGCTCCTCTCCTAATGTGGGACACTGGGCTGGGCGACAGTAAGCCAGGGAGCAGGAGGGGCTCCTTCCCTGCAGCTCACCCTCAGAACCCTTCAGGCCAGTTTCCAAAGGGCATAGCGTAGAGGATAATTCCTCGGAATGAGGAGAGACTGTGCTGCCCTCTGCTGATGGGGCAGGGGgatataaacataaataagacAGCCTTTGCCCCTAAGGCACTTAGAATCATGGACTTAAGATATGTTCGCAAGCCCCTGTAATGCCAGGCAGGACATGATACACACACTTAAGACGCAGTGGTAAATGTTCAGCTTCTGTCGAGGAGGTGATGCCTTGAGTCGGACCTTGAAGAATGGATAAGCAGTGAGACTTCACTGTCGAAGTTGGCATTTCAGGCTAAAGATGTCAGAGGGTCACAGTCAATGGCATGTCATAGTTTAATTAGCAGCACGTTGTGTTTCTTAGGGGTCCATGAGATAACGGTGTCTTAGATTCAGTGAAGGACAGACGTGCCAGCCTGGTTTGGGGTGGGGAAGCCAGCCAGACTGATGGTGCAAAGCTGAAGGGGATGTACTTTTATCTCCCAGGCAGTGGTGGCCAAGAATCAAGGAAACCATCGTGGCTCTTACATGGAGCCTTCAGACAAGAAGCAACAAAGGCCCACGCGATGATGGAGTTGGGCGGGGGCAGTAGGGTTGGGGGTAGAAATGAAGCCTTACAAGAAATGGCCTGGAAGGGGTCCGCGCTCAGCACCTGATTTCCTGTGGggagtgagagggagggaggaggccactcaggctggaatgaagcCGCAGAGCAGCTCTAAGCTGGTGGGAGGATGGTGTCGGGCCCGGAGTGGGTGAGGCCAGCAGACCTTGCTGATGAGCACCAAGGACCAAACTGCCCTCAGCTTCGACCTAACCACTCGCTCAGAAAAATACTAGCTGCCATCTAGACCAAAGATGTCCCTCATGGAACCTCTTCTCTGCCCTCTCTTCACTCATTAGACCACAGATAATCGTTGGGCCCTGCCCTGCACTTCAGTGGTGAATAAAACACGCAGCCCACAGACCAATATATTATTCAAAACTGCTGaagtttccaaaaaagaaaagtgcagGGTGCTATGAGAGGGACATAGGGCTGCAAGCAAGCCTGGCCCAGGTGGCGATCACGGCAGAACAGTTGCAGAAACAGTGCCTGCTCAGATCCGAAAGGTGAGGCTGTGCACAGAGACCCTGAGCCCCCCGCTGGCCAAGCTGACGACCTCCCGGCCGCTCCTTGTATTTCCCTGCATTCCTGACCCAGACCTATCTCGACCCACCCATTTGGAGAAAGTCTAACCACCAGGAAACCATAACCTCAGTACCCgctgagagcttgttagaaacCATCAGGCCCCA
It encodes:
- the NSDHL gene encoding sterol-4-alpha-carboxylate 3-dehydrogenase, decarboxylating, which encodes MEPAVSEPMRDQVTRTHLTEDTPKVNADIEKVNQNQAKRCTVIGGSGFLGQHMVEQLLARGYAVNVFDIQQGFDNPQVRFFLGDLCSRQDLYPALKGVNTVFHCASPPPSSNNKELFYRVNYIGTKNVIETCKEAGVQKLILTSSASVIFEGVDIKNGTEDLPYAMKPIDYYTETKILQERAVLGANDPEKNFLTTAIRPHGIFGPRDPQLVPILIEAARNGKMKFVIGNGKNLVDFTFVENVVHGHILAAEQLSRDSTLGGKAFHITNDEPIPFWTFLSRILTGLNYEAPKYHIPYWVAYYLALLLSLLVMVVSPVIQLQPTFTPMRVALAGTFHYYSCERAKKAMGYQPLVTMDDAMERTVQSFRHLRRVK